The genome window GCTGACTTTCACTTCAGACTACAAGGCCAAAGTGCTGGCAGGACAAGAGGGCAAGGTGACGCGAGCAACGGTGGAAAGGTTCTTGGAGAAATTGTTGACTTCGTCGTGCACTGACCTGAGTTTCAGCAAAGAAAAAATGCTCCGGGAGTTCCTCTTCACCGACTCAGAGATAACGTATGAAAGATCCTCatctttataaaaatgtttatttcatcaCCCCACCCTTTAAGCAAGatcatttgtttcacagttgaCCAGTTATCTAccaaaatcacaacataaacagTTCACTATTGATGTTAGGGTGTGTAAGTTATAAAAAAGCTTGAGCACATGCTTTATTTTCGCACCACCTAGGCAACTGGTGAAATCAGGGGTCCTGACAGTGAGGGACGCAGGCAGCTGGTGGCTCTCCATTCCAAACTCTGGCAAATTCAcaaagtactttatacaaggtGAGCGTTGGAAAGTGTCAACGGTGCTTTACCTTGATGTCACATGTGATATGCTCAATttggaaagatttttttttttgacaattcggTATTAAATGGTGAGACTACCTCTCTGCCTTCTCCCGTTAGGCCGTAAAGCTGTCCTCGGTATGGTGAAGAAGTCCAAATATAGTGAAGTCCTGCAGGCAGAGTTGGAGGAGCGGCGGACCATTGCACAAGTGAAATTTAATATGAAATATCATATACATGATATTGTTGGTGCAGATCTGGTGGAAAGGTAACATCTGTTTGTTTATAGGCTGGATGCTAATGCAAAGGTGTtggatttatttgtttcctAATTTGAGGTTTTCAGTAAATCAGAGTAAACCCCTATGGTAAATGAAAAGAACAGGTTGTTAGTGTAGCTGCTCTCTGATTTATGGTCCTCTCACCTTATTGAGGGGTTTTGTTACATGCTTGGACACAAAAGCAAACCAGCTCAATCCCTTAATACATCtaaactgtgataaaacatttttttaattttaatctcaTTGCTGTGAATGGAAAATGGACCAATGTTATATTTTACCTGTGGAACCCTAGCCTATTTTTGCATCTTATTGTACTAAATaaactctgttttctttgcagcatacCTACAACCTCAGGGGCATTGTTGCGATTTGTTGAATCGTGAGGAAGTGTGACCAGTCTGTCGTCAGCGGACCAGAGATTTGAAGGTGCACTAGCTGAACAAGGCTTGTGTTTGAGGACAGAGTAAATGAATGtaagattttacattttgattctTTGCCAAATGGTGTATAAAAACCTTGTAGGTTTATGAATTGACATTATTTTTGACCTGACATTGTCAGGTTTTGATTTATGTTGtaataaagattattatttctttcatttgtgaCTTATGATTTTTTGGAAGCATAAAAATATCAACACATCTGCCCTCTGTGTCAGGTTTGAATGAAGGCTTTACCTATTGCTGAGCTACACagatatatacaaataaaagaagGGGGCACTGTAGAGAGATAATTTAACTGTGTGTATTTTGCAGAGTTGCACTTACATATAGATG of Solea solea chromosome 16, fSolSol10.1, whole genome shotgun sequence contains these proteins:
- the LOC131475098 gene encoding serine/threonine-protein kinase 19-like; this encodes MNRKRALISDTFKVKKRRNGPEKFGVVCNGNGPVDVKSSLQYLMTLFPRKLFNDALPTIVLKHQLYSLHNDKTLVDKEVNKLREQAELLMFQLGFDTEAFGLTFTSDYKAKVLAGQEGKVTRATVERFLEKLLTSSCTDLSFSKEKMLREFLFTDSEITQLVKSGVLTVRDAGSWWLSIPNSGKFTKYFIQGRKAVLGMVKKSKYSEVLQAELEERRTIAQVKFNMKYHIHDIVGADLVESIPTTSGALLRFVES